The nucleotide sequence tccttaatgattacaagcatacccataacatgatgcagccaccactatgcttgaaactGTGGAGAGTGGTTCTCAGTTATGTGTTGTATTGGACTTGCCCCATAGttaaattgctttgccacattttgtgcAGTATTACTTttatgccttgttgcaaacatgatgcatgttttggagtatTTTTAATTCACTCGGTCAATTAagttattattgtggagtaactgcaataTTGTTGATCCAGGCTTAGTTTTCTCCTATGCAGCCATtatactctgtaactgttttaaagtcaccattggcctcatggtgaaatccctgagcggttttcttcctctccggcaactgagttagcgtgaacgcctgtatctttgtagtgactgggtgtattgatacaccatccaaagtataattgataacttcactatgctgaaagatattcaatgtctgcttctttttcttttcttcttcttaaaaaaaaaaaacctatCTACCACGAGTGGCGTAGCATTGTAAGGTACTgcaaggcgtcactacagaccttggtttgAATCCGGCTGTATCGCAACcaggccgtgatcgggagtcccatagggcagcgcacaattagcccagcgtcgtcagagttagggaagggtttggctggggtaggcagtcattgtaaataagaatgtgttcttaactgacttgcctagttaaataaaggttaagtaaaaacattttgaaaaacaaaggagttgaatacttaatgactcaagacatttctgcttttcatttttaaataattagtaaacatttcaaaaacatcattccactttgacattatggggtactgtgcgTAGACCAGTGACCAAAaacatctcaatgtaatcaatattaaattcaggctgtaacaacaatgtgtaaaaagtgaaggcgtgtgaatactttctgaaaacaCTGTATCTTACCCTGGGTCATTTATAGAGCATTTAATCAACAATACAATGATCCCTTATAAGGGATGAAAAAATGAGCACAGCAAAACATTGTCACAAAATATGTCTTGGATATCCCTTATTCTTCCACTTACCTTCACATTTGAGGTGTGAAAACGGTTTAAAACACAACCACGCGCCTGAGACAGTACAATACAACATATTTTAGAGTTTCTCAATTGGAAAAACTGCATTTAGCAAGTTAACATGTTCAACATGTCTTTAAGACaaagaataaaaataaaaaaagttatcTTTGCAACAATGTACCTTAAAAATATGAATTAATTAGCTCAATAAATAAGTTTGTTAATATGAACAACTTCGCAAAAGGCAAAATGGGACATATAAAATGTGGGACAACTGTATGATTTCACCATCAAACAGTTTTGTCGAGTTGACTATGAAGCCCTGTCTGTCCTAAGCGGTGTCAGCAAGTGAGTGTATACGTTCACCTGCGGTGTAGTCATTAGTGCACAGCACACCATAGCATATGAGTGTATACGTTCACCTGCGGTGTAGTCATTAGTGCACAGCACACCGTAGCATATGAGTGTATACGTTCACCTGCGGTGTAGTCATTAGTGCACAGCACACCGTAGCATATGAGTGTATACGTTCACCTGGGGTGTAGTCATTAGTGCACAGCACACCGTAGCATACCTGGGGTGTAGTCATTAGTGCACAGCACACCGTAGCATATGTGTGTATACGTTCACCTGGGGTATAGTCATTAGTGCACAGCACACCGTAGCATATGAGTGTATACGTTCACCTGGGGTGTAGTCATTAGTGCACAGCACACCGTAGCATATGAGTGTATACGTTCACCTGGGGTATAGTCATTAGTGCACAGCACACCGTAGCATATGAGTGCACCTGGGGTAGTCATTAGTGCACAGCACACCGTAGCATATGAGTGTATACGTTCACCTGCGGTGTAGTCATTAGTGCACAGCACACCGTAGCATATGAGTGTATACGTTCACCTGGGGTGTAGTCATTAGTGCACAGCACACCGTAGCATATGAGTGTATACGTTCACCTGGGGTATAGTCATTAGTGCACAGCACACCGTAGCATATGATAGCTAAACATTTTGCAAAGGACAAGTTCAGTTTAGTCCTTCCCCGTTTTGGTCGTTTGCTTACGTTTGGTTCCGAGTGAACCCTTGACCTGTTCAATGTGTTTGGGGGTATGGGGAGTGAGTATCTTTTCAAAGgaataacaaaaacaaaacaggaaattaGAGGTGCACTGATACTATCAATGATGGTACTCTGGCCGATACGGTATCTGTAAATGCCAGCCAAAACACAGTTCAGATACCAAGCTGACATATTGCAGTGAGTATCTTCACTTTAGCCGAGATCATGTCACCACTTCTTAGAATTATTTTTTTAGAAGCATTTAAATAGGTTTTTATGTGGTATTATTTGTTTATTGTATTATATTTGGTTGATTAGGAGGTAGCGTTGATTGAACTGGGTTAAAGTTACTGATGTAAAAAGTAAGTACCGGTACTCGGCGGAATATGAAATCCCCAATAGAAAGTACTTGGTACTCGGAACAATCAGCAAGAAATGGTAACGGACAGCTTTATAGGAAATGTATATTACTTAAGATACTTGTGCTTCAAATGAGCGAGCTTTGAGCTGGGCTTGTGTTTGATTATGCTTCCTCTCCATTGACTTTTCAATCTCTTTCCACCatctctttttttttctcctccctcttttccctcccttGTTCTTAAAATCCATCGTCCTGGTCTCGCCGTGACAGTATCAGCTGCCTCCTGGGACCACTCAGATGAGGGATGCTGGGCGGTGCGTCCCCCTGCACCCCAGAGTCCAGTTTGGGTGTGGAGGTGTAGCGAGGCCCCATCTGACCCATCTGCAGTCCCCTGACGTCCCTGTGCAGGGCGGGGTCGCTGGGGATGGAGCCGAGGCCTGCCATGCCCATGGGGGGGCTGGCCCGGTCCAGGCGGGGGTTGCTGGTGCTGCTGGGGGACTGGGGGTCAGCACTGAAGTACAGTGTGGAGCTGGACAGGGTGGTGCTGGGGCAGAAGTATGGCTCGGGGCTGTCCCCGAACACCGATTTGCCCTCGGGCGAGCTACGCTTTAAGGAGTCAGACACCGGCGACTCCAGTGGGCTCTGCATGTCCTCCAGGCTGtcctcgctctcctcctcgccAGGCGTCTCGGCGGATATGGGCTCATCGCTGGCGCTCTGAAACTCCTCCTTGCAGTCCGAGAGGGGTGCTAGGCCCACCTTCGTCCCCTGCGATTCGGACACCGAGGCCCCGGAGACCCCGTCGTAGTTGCCCCCACACGCCGTGGTAGTCCTGCCGCCACCTGTACCCGTGGCCTCCGAGTTACAACAGTAATCGTCCTCGTCCAAGTTGGCCACCACGCCACCGGAGCCATAGGCCCGGTTGATCTTTCCTATGTCACTCGTTTTTAGTGCCAAGCGAATCAGGAgccagtggtggtggtggcagagGCACGAGTTACCCAGCCTGGGACCACAACTCCCAGGATGCTCCAGGAGGGAGCCGGCCACGCCAGAGAGGGAGAAGCTGCCGTGATTGTGCAGGGAGGAGGGTGCGGCCTGGGGGAGGCTCTTGTCACCTCCCCCACCCCCCAGGGAGTAGGAAGACTCGCCCTGCTCTAGGCCCTCCAGGCAGGTGGAGCCCATGTGGTGGTTGCGGTGGCCGAGGCCATGGCCTGTGGCGATCTCAGTGGACTTGGGGTGGAGGAAGCGGTAGTACAGGACTAGAGAGGTGGCGCCTGGAGTAGCGAGAgataagagagggggagacttaGAAACACGCTCTGTGTGATGCAGAGTATTTGAATGGACAGTGACGTACAATACTGAACAAAGTATAGTATTCATTAAAGGTTAAGGCTTAGGGTTAAGGTGATGGTATTGAAAGTTCCTTATGGGGTTCAGTTGCTTGTGTCTGAAGCTTGACATGGTGCCTTAGATAGATGTATCCCTTACAGCCATGAATATAACTAAATATGTCATATTTTAGGTTTCTCTTGTATCAAACATTTGCCTTAAATGAAATGTAAATATGAATTTTAGAAGTACTTTTTTTCTTTTAACACAATAGGTTTTTAACATCCTCTTTGTTCTGTGCACAGGCATCAGGCATAACAGGGGCTTAAACTAAATGCTACATAAGGGGGAGAATCCAAAGAGTGACTCACCAAGCAGGAAGCTGCTCAGCACAGCGATGGGGAGGGTCATGCTATCCCATGATTTCTCACTGAGGAAGTCGGACGCTGCCACTAATAGGGTGGTGTTCTCCAGTAGCATGGCCTATAGGAGAAGAGGTCAGAGGGAGgtcaggagaagacaggactaaGACGGGACAATGGAATGCAAGGACagaaagcgtgtgtgtgtgtgtgtgcgcatctgcagctgtgtgtgtgcccATATGAACATGAGTGAAATAATaggcccccccaaaaaatacaaaacatacaaCTCATCACAAAGACACAGGGGTGAACGCATAAGACAACGAATGACACCAAGCAGCAGGAGATTCAAACAGAACTCAATTAAATTCAATAGATCTTTATTGTCCCTGAATGGCAGTCCTCGTCCTCCTATTCATCATATGTACCACTTAGAAGCAGGAAATTGAATAGGAACATGCACAAAAATCTGAATGAATAGAATTAAATTAAACATATATTTCCTATTGTCTCCAAAGGGCAATTCAGTTGCAGCATACTGAATTTCTCCTCTACTGAATTATTTCTTCCTGGCAACTGAATTCTTCCTGGCAACtgaaccttttttggaacaccattatttttgtcttactgagatttactgtcagggcccaggtctgacagaatctgtgcagaagatctaggtgctgctgtaggccctccttggtgggggacagaagcaccagatcatcagcaaacagtagacacttgccttcagattctagtagggtgaggccaggtgctgcagtctctctctctccaattaaAGTCCAAGGGAtgtattggcatggaaaacatatgtttatattgccaaagcaagtgaaatagatcattaacaaaagtgaaatggaatggcagctcagtttccacctcattttgtgggcagtgtgcacatagcctgcctTCTCTTAAGAGACAGGACTGTCAatagcaaggctgtgctcactgagtcttcacatagtcaaagctttccttaagtttgggtcagtcacagtggtcaggtattctgccactgtgaaaTATCTCTTTAGGgctaaatagcattctagtttgctttgtttttttgttaattctttccaatgtgtcaagtgattatctttttgttttctcatgatttggttgggtctaattgtgttgctgtcctggggctctgtggggtctgtttgtgtttgtgaacagagccccaggaccaacttgcttaggggactcttctccaggttcatctctgttTGTTGatagctttgttatggaaggtttgcgAATCGCTTCCCTTTAGATGGATTTACAATTTAGAGTCTCtattctggattttgatcattagcgggtttcggactaattctgctctgcattaattatttggtgttttatgttgtacacagTTATGTATACAGAGTCtcgatttggtgtttgtcccattttgtgaattcttggttggtgagctgaCCATAGcactcacaaccataaagggcaatgggttctataaccgattcaagtatttttagccagatcctaattggtatgttgaattttttgttccttttgatggcataggcCTTTTTTGCCtcgtctctcagattgttcacagctttgtggaagttaccagtgatgtttaggccgaggtatgtatagttctttgtgtgctctagggcagtgGTGTGtcgatggaatttgtatttgtggtcttggcaactggacctttctttggaacaccattattttggtcttactgagatttactgtcagggcccaggtctgtcagggcccaggtctgtcagggcccaggtctgacggaatctgtgcagaagatctaggtgctgctgtaggccctccttggtgggggacagaagcaccagatcatcagcagacACTTGAATTCCGATTCCGGGTGCTgcagtctctgtgtctctctgtctcgtacGTACGTACCACGTAGAAGCCGGCCATGCGAAAGCGCGAGGGTCCGTCTTTGAcgttgaggaagaggaagatgtggACCAGTCCCAGCGCGACGTTGAACAGGCGCCAGCGCCAGGGTCCGGTGCAGATTTCCGGTTGCTGGGCGACCAGCCAGAAGGAAGCCGTGAGCCAGTGGAAGCCTGGAGATCAGTGTAAAAATAGATAACTAGCTGAGATTACTGGTTAAAGTTGATTCTGATATGATtaagatatatttttttattatcccAATTAGGGTGTGGTGCCTGGCCACAAACAAATTGAGATTTTAAAAAggatgtgcagagagagagagagagaaaagaaggaggagagaaagaaagtggaccggtgttattttgttgtgtttactCAGGGAACTTGGTTGTAGTAAATAATGCATAAATGCAGATTCCAGATCCTTTACAATCATCTGACAGCACAGCCAATGAAAATGGTCAATTATAATCAACTGATTTAATAAACTCATTTGATCTACAATTGATCTCTACGTGCATTATACCAAATTTACAAAGCCTCGGGTTAAATGagaaataaatacatatatattaaGTAAAATCAATAAAGGGCATCTATCTTCTTGATACAACACATGTTGTCCTTCAAAGCTTGTTCCTTGGCAACCAGTTTTCACCCTCATgactaactaggcaagtcagttaagaacaaattcttatttaaaatgatggcctaccaaaaggcaaaaggcctcctgtggggacggggtcTCAGGAGTCTGGTGGGAGGAATGGAATAACCCCCGTTTCCTGAGCAGAAGTCTAATTAGCATGATACAAAAATCCCTAtacaaatctgtcagtttaagctatcTGTTTGTTTAACAttggctgcgtctcaatccaccgcctCCGCCTTTGTAACACTTctacatctgtggtgaaaggtgacagagccagAGCGGTGttgtcaaaccatgagacatcctgaaaatctgTCTGCTCACAAAGTcctctgtagcgtccgaacggtttggaATACAAACTACAATGAGATGACTCTCACAAACACGAcggtgttctctgttttgctcgACGACCCCCACAAGCGTCTTGGGTCTCGTCTGAAGTCGGTTCAGCCGATCTGCCAAAttcttctgtctgtagcgtccgagcagtttgggctacacactaatatgacctcTCTGtagaaaggtgagactctcaggatgttggttgttttgctctaggagcCCACGGACCTCacaagacttgtctgaaggtcccTCAGTACTAGTTGacaaaatgaatggaagtatacagtatatggagactaatctttcttatatctctctgaTATGGGATAGACACTTCGGAACAAACTTCCATTCGATTTTTGGGGGGTAATATCTGTTTCATGTAGTGAATATGTTATTaaatgcatttgtatgggctaatagcagtaaggccaaaacAAAATTTTTATTCAATTTTTTTATATATTGTTtttatacttcaaggggtcttaaaattcaaaaACAAATAGAAAAATGATCCTTCTTAAATAattctctaccctccctccctcgttctctttgtctccctcccaccttgctctctttcgctctccctttctctctctcacctgccaCTCCGCAGGTCCACCAGTGGAAGTAGCGGGCGAAGGACATGAGGCTTGCCACGCGGGCGCCCAGCATGCCCGCCCTCCACAGCAGCTGGCACAGCAGGGCGGCCGGGGGCATGGCCAGGTGGCCCGGGCGGATCAGGCAGCATGCCCGGCTGAACAGCACCAGCGCCCAGGACAATGACAGCAGGCACAGGCCTGCGCACACCGCTACTGTGGAGATAGATGGGTGGGtaagggagtgggggagagagagagaaatttaaGACATGTTTTAAAGTATACAGACATTTTTGGGTACAAAAATGACCCGGTATTTACTAAGAAAATGGCATGTATAGTAATAGAACATGTTGTTTAAGTGACTGGCTGTAACAGCCTTCTCAAAGGGTCCCAGCCTAATTCAATTCAATGAACATTCAGGAGTCATCAGCTCTTTAGGATATGAAAATATATTTACCCAACATTATTACATCATCACAGACATATGCAGGGAAAATGTTCTAAGTAATTATTCAGGACAGGGCTAGTATAAACTACAATAGTACCTCACCACAGGTTACAGACAGCTTTTTCATTACTCCCAATCCAACTCAACCCTAGATCTGGGGCCATATGCTtctcagagtgctgatctaggatcagctcccccactgtccatgtaatcttattcatggTGATATAAAAGGATAAACTGATCTTAAATCAGCACTCATACTCTGCAGCACTTAAAAAACATACCAGTTAGGAGACCAGGGTTGTATGtatcaagtgtctcagagtaCGAATACTGACTTAGGTTCAGTTTTAACTTGTGGATCATAATTAACAAGATCACATGGATGGGACCTGATCTTAGATTAGCACTCTATGAATACCAACCCACTAAGAGATGGtaaaattgtaattattacaTAGTAATTAATTAGATATGATGTAGGCTACATGTTTGTTTCTTTGTAATGAATGAAATGAATCATCACCTGGGTACAGTGGTGTCTTACCTGGGGAGTGGAGTTCCACATCAGTGACAGCTAAGACGTAGGTCTGCAGCAGTGTCTGAGGGAGGGTGAGGACCAGGGCCTCCAACAGGCGGAGGGCAGACACATCGGCCTGCTGCATCACAGCCGCCCCGAGCTCCCCCGCACTACCCTGCATGTCCCATACGGATATCATGCAGTCCCACAACCTGCCAGATGGGGGAGACAAAGAGCAATGGCTGTAATACAGAGCTGGTGCAATGGGGGCAGCGCTAGAAGGTAGTTGGTTATGTATAGTGGATgtggatgatgatgtgtgttggTGGGATTGTGTGTCTGCAATTTAGATATGTAGATTCTAAAGATGATCTACACATAAAATGCAAAAATTGTAGGGTTAATGACGTAAACCTCTCAAGGTAACCTCTAATGCCCATCACTTACAGTATAGTACTAGAGGGCAGATAGGACAGGAGATCTTATTTATCCAACTAAGTAAATCAGTGGCTGGTTTCAAAATGATTGTTACTTTGAAATATTCTGAGCTGAAAGCAACTTCTCCGTCAATTTATAATTCTGAGGCAGATCGTTCTGTTGTCAGGGTCCTGTTTTTTAAGGCACACTGTAACAAAACGTTCAAAagcattttgcaacagaaaacaaagGCGGACATTTCTAATCGGTCAAGTTCAGCTAGTAACCTACACATTTCAATCAGTTTTCTTACATTTTGTGCCTATTGAACATACCCAGGTGTAGCGATTGTTCAGGTGGGCTCACCTTTGGAAGATGCCCAGTTGCAGCACATGTGTGAGGGTCAGGAACCAATAGTGGTCTTCCCCATCGTCACGGTACCACCTGAGACTCAACACCTGGACCAGTATCCCCGGCAACAGGAAGGCGAGGGTCATCCCCGCCCACTGCGTTTCTTCATTCCATAGGTAGAATCCTACACAATAGATCACTTTAtagatcacacacacagagggaagaAATAGGTATATTATACATTTGTATCAATGTAATAGTGTATCAGTGTGCTACAATGTCTATTTATCTACATACAGAATATATTGGTTACATTCTGTACAGTCTATGGTGGGAGTGAATGGTGATGCATTCCATTTGCACACATTGCCAGCTACATAAATGAACAAGTGAGGTGAGTGACTTAGTGAGTGGATggctggatgaatgaatgaatggtatATTTGGAAACAATCCCCTCGGCCTTTATTTCACAAAACAAAACAGACATGTCGAAGACATATCAAATGTATTGATCATTAATTAAATGCTATTTATGTGTATGCCTCTTGGCCACACACTTGGCAAGGGGAGAGAAGAGCTCTTGATGGCTAGATCTGGATTATTTCTGTCTTATCCATCaggactgactgtctctgttgGTGGGGCCCTAGAGAGGCTCTCAGGCTAGTTTATTTGGATCCACATTatctactgcacatgcagcagctcctcttcctggggtcaaCATAAAACGTACAAACACATGACAAAGTACAGAACCGTTATAGACGAGCATAAGATATTAAATTCCCCTGAAAATAAATATGAGTTACATATTGAAGGCACGGTAGTTTTATCCGGTGAAAGCCATCTGTGTGGAGGCCAAAGTTGCTTTGCGTGCAGTCCGTTGCCTTCGCTGGGGCTCTCTGACTTGTGCTACTTGTCCATTGGGTTTCCAAAggcacaaagtcaaaattgtctatCCTAAAAATGTATGGaagcaaaaatgtgctttttggtcttaaggTAAGGTTAGGAATACGTTTAGCAGTGTGATTAGGTTGGGGTCAAGGTCAGGGTGAAAATGACATCTTTAGAACGCAATTGTAGAAATGGGAGGGGTttgtgactttgtggctgtggtaactagtgacgac is from Oncorhynchus gorbuscha isolate QuinsamMale2020 ecotype Even-year linkage group LG14, OgorEven_v1.0, whole genome shotgun sequence and encodes:
- the LOC123994943 gene encoding XK-related protein 5-like isoform X2: MINTGPVAHMMPVAARSGSWIAWCQAILFGVSGLVILAERTARFYLWNEETQWAGMTLAFLLPGILVQVLSLRWYRDDGEDHYWFLTLTHVLQLGIFQRLWDCMISVWDMQGSAGELGAAVMQQADVSALRLLEALVLTLPQTLLQTYVLAVTDVELHSPVAVCAGLCLLSLSWALVLFSRACCLIRPGHLAMPPAALLCQLLWRAGMLGARVASLMSFARYFHWWTCGVAGFHWLTASFWLVAQQPEICTGPWRWRLFNVALGLVHIFLFLNVKDGPSRFRMAGFYVAMLLENTTLLVAASDFLSEKSWDSMTLPIAVLSSFLLGATSLVLYYRFLHPKSTEIATGHGLGHRNHHMGSTCLEGLEQGESSYSLGGGGGDKSLPQAAPSSLHNHGSFSLSGVAGSLLEHPGSCGPRLGNSCLCHHHHWLLIRLALKTSDIGKINRAYGSGGVVANLDEDDYCCNSEATGTGGGRTTTACGGNYDGVSGASVSESQGTKVGLAPLSDCKEEFQSASDEPISAETPGEEESEDSLEDMQSPLESPVSDSLKRSSPEGKSVFGDSPEPYFCPSTTLSSSTLYFSADPQSPSSTSNPRLDRASPPMGMAGLGSIPSDPALHRDVRGLQMGQMGPRYTSTPKLDSGVQGDAPPSIPHLSGPRRQLILSRRDQDDGF
- the LOC123994943 gene encoding XK-related protein 5-like isoform X1, whose amino-acid sequence is MINTGPVAHMMPVAARSGSWIAWCQAILFGVSGLVILAERTALIYCVGFYLWNEETQWAGMTLAFLLPGILVQVLSLRWYRDDGEDHYWFLTLTHVLQLGIFQRLWDCMISVWDMQGSAGELGAAVMQQADVSALRLLEALVLTLPQTLLQTYVLAVTDVELHSPVAVCAGLCLLSLSWALVLFSRACCLIRPGHLAMPPAALLCQLLWRAGMLGARVASLMSFARYFHWWTCGVAGFHWLTASFWLVAQQPEICTGPWRWRLFNVALGLVHIFLFLNVKDGPSRFRMAGFYVAMLLENTTLLVAASDFLSEKSWDSMTLPIAVLSSFLLGATSLVLYYRFLHPKSTEIATGHGLGHRNHHMGSTCLEGLEQGESSYSLGGGGGDKSLPQAAPSSLHNHGSFSLSGVAGSLLEHPGSCGPRLGNSCLCHHHHWLLIRLALKTSDIGKINRAYGSGGVVANLDEDDYCCNSEATGTGGGRTTTACGGNYDGVSGASVSESQGTKVGLAPLSDCKEEFQSASDEPISAETPGEEESEDSLEDMQSPLESPVSDSLKRSSPEGKSVFGDSPEPYFCPSTTLSSSTLYFSADPQSPSSTSNPRLDRASPPMGMAGLGSIPSDPALHRDVRGLQMGQMGPRYTSTPKLDSGVQGDAPPSIPHLSGPRRQLILSRRDQDDGF